Genomic DNA from Methanobacterium bryantii:
AAATGAAGATAGTTAAAGAATGGTGTATGTATTGTGGTGAATGCGCAGGCGTATGCCCAAGATGCCTGATTGAAGTAGGCGAGGCAACCATAACGTTTGATGAAAGTTCATGTAAAGATTGTGAAATATGCGTACAGGCATGCCCAGTGCGTGCTTTAATAAAAGAAGAATAAGGTGAATTAATGTTAATTGAAACTGATGTTCTAGTAATTGGGGCAGGTCCCGCAGGTTCATCTGCCGCCAAACACGCTGCTTTAAACGGTGCAGATGTGTTAATGATTGAAAAAAAATCTGAAATAGGCGCTCCTAAAAGATGTGCTGAAGGTGTATCCAAGGATGGTTTAATTGAATTAGGCGTAGAGCCAAGCAGCAGGTGGATAACTTCAGAAATCAATGGGGTACGTCTTGTATCTCCAAATGGAACCGACGTCTGGCTTACTGAAGACACAGTAAAACTTCCAGAAATGGGTTACGTGGTAGAAAGAAAGGTATTTGATAAACATATGGCCATGGACGCTGCAAGAGCAGGCGCAGATATAATGATCAAGACTCTTGCTAAAGGTTTAGAAAGGAAAGATGGCCATGTAATTGTAAAAGCAGAACGCATGGGTGAAGAGTTCGATATTAAGGCAAAGATAGTTATAGGTGCAGATGGTCCAGAATCAAGAGTTGGAAGGTGGGGTGGTCTTAAAACTGCAGTTAAGCCTAAAGATATGGAATCTGGTGCCCAGTTTGAAATGGTCGGTGTAGAACTGGAAAGTGACACTGCATTAGAATTTTACTTTGGAGATGTTGCCCCTGGAGGATATGCATGGGTATTTCCAAAGGGAAAAGACATTGCAAATGTCGGTCTTGCAGTTATATCAACACTAACAGAAAAAAGTGCCTACGAACACCTCGTTGACTTTGTAAAAAACTGCCCTACAACTAAAAATGCTACAGCAGTGGAGCTTAATATAGGTGGAGACCCTGTAGGTGGAATCATTAAAAAAATAGCAACTGACAATGTTATGGTTGTAGGAGATGCAGGTGGAATGGTGAATCCTTTAACTGGTGGAGGTATAATAAG
This window encodes:
- a CDS encoding 4Fe-4S binding protein, with product MKIVKEWCMYCGECAGVCPRCLIEVGEATITFDESSCKDCEICVQACPVRALIKEE
- a CDS encoding NAD(P)/FAD-dependent oxidoreductase; its protein translation is MLIETDVLVIGAGPAGSSAAKHAALNGADVLMIEKKSEIGAPKRCAEGVSKDGLIELGVEPSSRWITSEINGVRLVSPNGTDVWLTEDTVKLPEMGYVVERKVFDKHMAMDAARAGADIMIKTLAKGLERKDGHVIVKAERMGEEFDIKAKIVIGADGPESRVGRWGGLKTAVKPKDMESGAQFEMVGVELESDTALEFYFGDVAPGGYAWVFPKGKDIANVGLAVISTLTEKSAYEHLVDFVKNCPTTKNATAVELNIGGDPVGGIIKKIATDNVMVVGDAGGMVNPLTGGGIISGMQGGRIAGQVSAAAVKDNDFSEKRLAEYGKRCKEEIGDSFNKYMKSRDYLESLSNEELDSIAEVFRETKFEKISTSELLRVLVKVSPKALLKLGKLF